The following coding sequences lie in one Glycine soja cultivar W05 chromosome 16, ASM419377v2, whole genome shotgun sequence genomic window:
- the LOC114390158 gene encoding uncharacterized protein LOC114390158, with amino-acid sequence MRIRKNAKLSPLLFSSSLSSSSSSSCVQGGSVPLESHVCQLNQSPWDVIPFDSDSIQFKLDDNFTAGNNNGSAVNSFAAVQSVASMMDAGNKTTCHSTVMVDLVAPTNIDATVNMTNPCQFHDDKGWPCKNEAGQGQSFCEQHLSYSLLTPLHHTSSKKSQPSATGTRRGKTRGAAGKKAAAVAAAGASSNPYEFYYYSGFGPSWSKRRGDRNGGGEGSKNNSVGVENSTMVESENVVGGGADDVVDDINGNVASVEVVPSVSEMEHDGIIDYVDDDEEEEEEVLDDSGKKRMRKPVKARSLKSLM; translated from the exons ATGAGGATCCGCAAGAACGCCAAGCTTTCCCCTCTTCTGTTCTCCTCGTCCTTGTCGTCCTCGTCGTCTTCGTCCTGCGTACAAGGTGGTTCGGTTCCGTTGGAGTCGCACGTGTGCCAGTTGAACCAGTCCCCATGGGATGTGATCCCCTTTGACTCTGACTCGATCCAG TTCAAGCTCGACGACAACTTCACCGCGGGAAACAACAATGGCAGCGCTGTTAATTCCTTCGCCGCCGTCCAGAG CGTGGCGTCGATGATGGATGCAGGTAACAAAACTACTTGCCACTCGACGGTAATGGTTGACCTGGTGGCGCCGACAAATATTGACGCCACCGTAAACATGACCAATCCTTGTCAGTTTCACGATGACAAGGGTTGGCCATGTAAGAATGAAGCCGGACAAGGGCAGTCATTCTGCGAGCAGCATTTATCTTATTCTCTGCTCACTCCCCTCCACCACACCAGCAGCAAGAAATCGCAACCATCCGCGACCGGAACTCGCCGTGGCAAGACTCGGGGAGCGGCGGGGAAGAAGGCGGCAGCTGTGGCGGCGGCTGGGGCGAGTTCAAACCCGTATGAATTCTACTACTACTCCGGGTTCGGGCCCTCGTGGAGCAAACGAAGAGGTGATAGAAACGGTGGAGGAGAAGGGAGCAAGAATAATAGCGTTGGGGTTGAGAATTCGACAATGGTGGAGTCCGAGAATGTAGTGGGTGGTGGTGCTGACGATGTTGTCGATGATATTAATGGTAATGTGGCAAGTGTTGAGGTTGTTCCTTCGGTTTCGGAGATGGAACATGATGGGATAATCGACTATGTGGATgatgacgaagaagaagaagaagaggtacTTGACGATAGCGGGAAGAAGAGAATGAGGAAGCCCGTGAAAGCAAGGTCGCTGAAATCGTTGATGtga